A section of the Cryptosporangium minutisporangium genome encodes:
- a CDS encoding helix-turn-helix domain-containing protein, with amino-acid sequence MTVANRAVRLLGSGRRLPVGWRRWARPNLSETARHIPTSLICRRQTCGGRLRGCLPTRFPGPLRRQFPAAVGMSWGTDLLRARLMRAMALLTLPAPSGGDRGDSGFTDVSAFARAFGQNCGESPSAYRVRLTA; translated from the coding sequence ATGACCGTGGCCAACCGGGCAGTGCGACTGCTGGGGTCTGGACGGCGTTTACCAGTCGGGTGGCGTCGTTGGGCTCGACCGAATCTTTCGGAGACTGCTCGCCATATCCCTACCTCCCTCATCTGCCGCCGACAGACGTGCGGTGGCCGATTGCGCGGTTGCCTGCCGACGCGGTTTCCGGGCCCGCTGCGCCGCCAATTCCCGGCGGCGGTGGGGATGTCGTGGGGTACGGATCTGCTGCGGGCACGGCTGATGCGTGCGATGGCGTTGTTGACGTTGCCGGCACCGTCCGGGGGAGATCGCGGTGACAGTGGGTTCACCGACGTCAGCGCGTTCGCCCGGGCGTTCGGGCAGAACTGCGGCGAGTCCCCGTCGGCCTACCGGGTGCGGCTCACGGCGTGA
- a CDS encoding response regulator transcription factor, protein MIRVAIVDNDKLVPAGLRALLTGADDIDVVHAATTVSVHLTEAPPADVVLLDLRLEDGTDAAANVARLRRSGARVLVFSVHGERRHVRATVRAGASGYLVKDDDATKLADAIRSVHNGQVALTAELMSLINDDPPELSPQEARALYLYGTGSTLAATARRMGVTIPTVRSYLTRIRTKWAAVAEPVDDVRTLIDEYPPRTEAGE, encoded by the coding sequence ATGATCCGGGTCGCGATCGTCGACAACGACAAGCTGGTGCCAGCCGGGCTGCGCGCCCTGCTCACCGGGGCGGACGACATCGACGTCGTCCATGCCGCGACTACGGTCAGCGTGCATCTCACCGAGGCACCGCCGGCCGATGTCGTCCTGCTCGACCTGCGACTCGAAGACGGCACCGACGCCGCCGCCAACGTCGCGAGGCTGCGCCGTTCCGGCGCGCGGGTGCTGGTGTTCTCCGTCCACGGTGAGCGGCGCCACGTGCGGGCGACCGTCCGCGCCGGCGCCAGCGGGTATCTGGTCAAGGACGACGACGCTACCAAGCTCGCCGACGCCATCCGCAGCGTCCACAACGGGCAAGTGGCCCTCACCGCCGAACTGATGAGTCTGATCAACGACGATCCGCCCGAGCTGTCCCCGCAGGAGGCACGCGCCCTCTACCTCTACGGCACCGGCAGCACGCTGGCCGCCACCGCCCGGCGCATGGGCGTCACAATCCCCACGGTGCGCTCCTACCTGACCCGGATCCGCACCAAGTGGGCCGCCGTCGCTGAACCTGTCGACGACGTGCGCACACTGATCGACGAATACCCGCCGCGCACCGAAGCAGGCGAGTGA
- a CDS encoding NAD(P)/FAD-dependent oxidoreductase, giving the protein MNIAIVGAGLGGLTLARVLHVHGIPATIYEVDASPSARTQGGMLDIHDHNGQLALRDAGLFDQFRGIIHPGGQAMRILDQRNSVRMEEADEASAAGEAGDRPEVDRGRLRQLLLDSLPDDAIRWGTKVIRARPIGGGRHELAFADGSTTTTDLLVGADGAWSRIRPLVSDAQPAYTGMSFVEVDLHDADARHPGPAAVVGSGMLFALGPDKGFLAHREPDGSLHFYIALKAPQDWVGSVDFTDTVKTKAILLEHFADWAPELQALITEADSPLVPRTINALPVGHRWDRVPGVTLLGDAAHVMSPFAGEGANLAMFDGAELGKAIAAHPGDVEAALAAYERDLFPRSTGASQEAADNLALCFDANAPQSLLDQFAAYAADGH; this is encoded by the coding sequence ATGAACATCGCCATCGTCGGAGCCGGTCTGGGTGGATTGACCCTGGCCCGGGTCCTCCACGTCCACGGCATTCCCGCCACGATCTACGAGGTGGACGCCTCACCGTCCGCCCGCACGCAAGGCGGCATGCTCGACATCCACGACCACAACGGCCAACTCGCGCTGCGTGACGCCGGACTGTTCGACCAGTTCCGCGGAATCATTCACCCCGGCGGCCAGGCCATGCGCATCCTCGACCAGCGCAACAGCGTCCGTATGGAAGAGGCCGACGAAGCCTCGGCGGCCGGCGAGGCCGGTGACCGACCGGAGGTCGACCGCGGCCGACTGCGTCAGTTGCTGCTCGACTCGCTGCCGGACGACGCGATCCGGTGGGGAACGAAGGTCATCCGCGCCCGCCCGATCGGCGGCGGCCGGCACGAGTTGGCCTTCGCCGACGGATCCACGACCACGACGGACCTGCTGGTGGGCGCGGACGGTGCGTGGTCGCGGATCCGCCCGCTCGTCTCCGACGCCCAACCCGCATACACGGGGATGTCGTTCGTCGAGGTCGACCTCCACGACGCCGACGCCCGGCACCCCGGGCCGGCCGCCGTAGTCGGTAGCGGCATGCTGTTCGCGCTCGGCCCGGACAAGGGCTTCCTCGCCCACCGGGAACCGGACGGCAGCCTGCACTTCTACATCGCGCTCAAGGCGCCGCAGGATTGGGTCGGAAGCGTCGACTTCACCGACACCGTCAAGACGAAAGCCATTCTCCTCGAGCACTTCGCCGACTGGGCGCCGGAGCTACAGGCCCTGATCACCGAAGCCGACAGCCCGCTGGTCCCCCGGACCATCAACGCGCTGCCAGTGGGGCACCGCTGGGATCGCGTCCCTGGCGTGACCCTCCTCGGCGACGCCGCGCACGTCATGTCCCCGTTCGCCGGCGAGGGCGCCAACCTCGCCATGTTCGACGGCGCCGAACTTGGCAAGGCCATCGCCGCGCACCCCGGTGACGTCGAAGCCGCCCTCGCCGCCTACGAACGCGACCTGTTCCCCCGCAGTACCGGCGCCTCCCAGGAGGCCGCGGACAACCTGGCGCTCTGCTTCGACGCCAACGCACCGCAGAGCCTCCTCGACCAGTTCGCCGCCTACGCCGCCGACGGCCACTGA
- a CDS encoding NAD(P)H-dependent oxidoreductase gives MLKIAIILGSTRPGRNGEAVAHWVLDLAQQRTDATFELVDLADHHLPAIDEPVPPARGVYTHEHTKSWARTIARYQGYVLVTPEYNHSAPGALKNALDRVHGEWANKAAGFVSYGVDGGVRAVEQLRLTLSALQIAHVTAQVSLSLWNDFANFSEFTPAPHQQQALTTMLDQLISWSAALAPLHTTADPVPAT, from the coding sequence ATGCTCAAGATCGCGATCATCCTCGGCAGCACCCGCCCGGGCCGTAACGGCGAAGCCGTCGCCCACTGGGTGCTCGACCTCGCCCAGCAGCGCACCGACGCCACCTTCGAACTCGTCGACCTGGCCGACCACCACCTTCCTGCGATCGACGAGCCGGTGCCACCCGCCCGCGGCGTCTACACGCACGAGCACACCAAAAGCTGGGCCCGCACCATCGCCCGATACCAGGGCTACGTCCTGGTCACCCCCGAGTACAACCACTCCGCCCCGGGCGCGCTGAAGAACGCCCTGGACCGGGTCCACGGCGAGTGGGCCAACAAGGCCGCCGGCTTCGTCTCCTACGGTGTCGACGGTGGCGTCCGCGCCGTCGAACAACTCCGATTGACGCTCAGCGCCCTACAGATCGCCCACGTCACCGCTCAGGTCTCGCTGAGCCTGTGGAACGATTTCGCCAACTTCAGCGAGTTCACCCCTGCCCCGCACCAACAGCAGGCCCTCACCACCATGCTGGACCAGCTGATCAGCTGGAGTGCCGCGCTCGCGCCGCTCCACACGACCGCCGACCCGGTCCCAGCGACCTGA
- a CDS encoding ABC transporter permease subunit — protein MAWLIWRQHRTEVCVLGLLVGMFGIALLVLGTQAHDLFPGGPARCAGEAGNNDACAASFRRLDEEYGYVENLLAAFYLVPVVIGAFLGAPLLARELEDGTWQLAWTQAVPRMRWLAAKLAALAGVTVTLTGMFTAVLTWFRQPFDAWEGRFQYDAFDLEGLVPVAYALFAFGVATAAGAILRRSLPAFGVAFGAFLAARMSVALLARPAYATPLTTMEPVPVGGSKDQAGHWPVPSFADWMIEHGYADATGRRLSSTEYYELEDAANRAGTNLNQFLHARGIQQFGVYHPADRFWTFQLIETALFIAVAAVLIGVVVWRVRRRMI, from the coding sequence ATGGCGTGGTTGATCTGGCGCCAGCACCGGACCGAGGTCTGCGTCCTGGGTTTGCTCGTCGGCATGTTCGGCATTGCCCTGCTCGTGCTCGGGACGCAGGCCCACGACCTGTTCCCCGGCGGTCCCGCCCGGTGTGCGGGAGAGGCCGGCAACAACGACGCCTGCGCGGCCTCCTTCCGCCGGCTCGACGAGGAGTACGGGTACGTCGAGAACCTCCTGGCGGCCTTCTATCTGGTCCCCGTCGTCATCGGTGCGTTCCTCGGTGCGCCGCTGCTCGCGCGCGAACTGGAGGACGGCACCTGGCAGCTCGCCTGGACGCAGGCCGTACCGCGGATGCGCTGGCTGGCGGCCAAGCTCGCGGCACTGGCCGGCGTCACCGTCACGCTCACCGGGATGTTCACCGCGGTGCTCACCTGGTTCCGTCAGCCATTCGACGCGTGGGAAGGGCGGTTCCAGTACGACGCCTTCGACCTGGAGGGACTTGTTCCGGTGGCGTACGCGCTGTTCGCGTTCGGCGTCGCCACCGCCGCGGGGGCGATCCTGCGGCGCAGCCTGCCCGCGTTCGGCGTCGCGTTCGGGGCGTTCCTCGCCGCCCGGATGTCGGTGGCGCTGTTGGCTCGTCCCGCGTACGCCACACCGCTCACCACCATGGAGCCGGTCCCCGTCGGCGGCTCGAAGGACCAGGCGGGGCACTGGCCCGTGCCCAGCTTCGCTGACTGGATGATCGAACACGGCTACGCAGACGCCACCGGGCGCAGGCTGAGCTCGACCGAGTACTACGAGCTGGAGGACGCCGCCAACCGGGCCGGCACCAACCTCAACCAGTTCCTGCACGCGCGGGGCATCCAGCAGTTCGGGGTCTACCACCCGGCCGATCGGTTCTGGACGTTCCAGCTCATCGAGACGGCCCTGTTCATCGCCGTCGCGGCGGTCCTGATCGGGGTGGTGGTGTGGCGGGTACGGCGCCGCATGATCTAG
- a CDS encoding TetR/AcrR family transcriptional regulator yields the protein MSPRRVPVSRRDRPAKPPLSRDGLVAVALGIMREEGLERVTMRRLASELDTGPASLYVYVRNTAELHGALLDELIAERSPAGGAGSWRDQLIDVLCTYTELLFAYPSLARSVLILRPSGPHYLRLIDTVLGLLHTGGVPPRQAAWGVDILLQHATATAAEQGSRDQAAEADGEYEDLAIAVAEAKSDTYPNLIRVRDELLSGTGEERMRWAFGTLIDGLRAH from the coding sequence ATGAGCCCGCGCCGAGTACCTGTGAGTCGCCGCGATCGTCCGGCCAAGCCGCCCCTCAGCCGGGACGGACTGGTCGCGGTGGCTCTGGGCATCATGCGCGAAGAGGGCCTGGAGCGAGTGACGATGCGGCGACTCGCGTCCGAGCTCGATACCGGTCCCGCCTCGCTGTACGTCTACGTCCGCAACACTGCAGAACTACACGGCGCACTACTGGACGAGCTGATCGCCGAACGGAGCCCTGCCGGCGGCGCTGGAAGTTGGCGCGACCAGCTCATCGACGTGCTCTGCACCTACACCGAACTGCTATTCGCGTATCCGAGCCTCGCTCGCTCAGTGCTGATACTGCGCCCGTCCGGTCCGCACTACCTACGCCTGATCGACACGGTCCTCGGGCTGCTGCATACCGGTGGCGTCCCTCCTCGGCAGGCCGCGTGGGGCGTCGACATCTTGCTCCAACACGCGACCGCCACCGCGGCCGAACAGGGCAGCCGCGATCAGGCGGCGGAAGCCGACGGCGAATACGAGGACCTCGCCATCGCCGTCGCAGAAGCGAAATCCGACACCTATCCCAACCTGATCCGGGTCCGCGACGAGCTGCTCTCCGGCACGGGCGAGGAACGGATGCGCTGGGCTTTCGGCACGCTCATCGACGGCCTTCGCGCCCACTGA
- a CDS encoding GntR family transcriptional regulator, which produces MFVFRLDTHSGVPPYLQLVQQVRQAVLLGFLQPGDRLPLIREVVEDLAINPNTVAKAYRQMEQENLVTGRPGQGTFVNEQQSAVMSASTYTSLGRGLATWLRRAYAAGLDERAVNALFTAVHQQTRNEDVA; this is translated from the coding sequence GTGTTCGTCTTCCGGCTCGACACCCACTCCGGCGTGCCGCCGTACCTGCAACTCGTCCAGCAGGTCCGCCAGGCGGTGCTGCTGGGCTTTCTTCAACCCGGTGACCGCCTCCCGCTCATCCGCGAGGTGGTCGAGGACCTGGCGATCAATCCGAACACCGTCGCCAAGGCGTACCGGCAGATGGAACAGGAGAACCTGGTCACCGGCCGGCCCGGCCAGGGCACGTTCGTCAATGAACAGCAGTCGGCCGTGATGTCGGCATCGACGTATACGTCGCTGGGCCGCGGCCTGGCGACCTGGTTGCGGCGCGCGTACGCGGCCGGCCTCGACGAGCGGGCGGTCAACGCGCTCTTCACTGCTGTCCACCAGCAGACGAGGAATGAGGACGTGGCGTGA
- a CDS encoding ABC transporter ATP-binding protein, translating to MTATEFALRTDSVGKRYRRGWALRDCTLALPAGGVIALVGPNGAGKTTLLRLVVGLLAPSTGTVEVLGHDVTASTPQTLSRVGFLAQDHPLYKRFTVAEMLRFGRACNLRFDQGLAERRLAKLGIPLDRRAGTLSGGQQAQVALALALAKRPDLLVLDEPVASLDPLARHEFLQVLMGAVAEGGVTVLFSSHVVHELERVCDHLVVLNHGRVTLAGDIDTLLAEHRLLVGPRTATDLDRAGAVVEAVHSDRHTTLLVRDGAIPAAPGWQAQPVALEDLVLAYLRRPSEPSAAVTSGVAAWRG from the coding sequence GTGACAGCGACCGAATTCGCGCTGCGCACCGACAGTGTGGGCAAGCGGTACCGGAGGGGTTGGGCGCTGCGCGACTGCACCCTGGCCCTGCCGGCGGGCGGCGTGATCGCCCTGGTCGGGCCGAACGGCGCGGGCAAGACCACGCTGCTGCGCCTGGTCGTCGGGTTGCTGGCACCGAGCACCGGCACGGTGGAGGTCCTCGGCCACGACGTCACGGCCAGCACCCCGCAAACTCTGTCCCGGGTCGGGTTCCTGGCCCAGGACCACCCGCTGTACAAGCGCTTCACCGTCGCCGAGATGCTCCGCTTCGGCCGGGCCTGCAACCTGCGGTTCGACCAAGGGCTGGCCGAGCGCCGGTTGGCGAAGCTGGGCATCCCGCTCGACCGTAGGGCCGGGACGCTCTCCGGCGGGCAGCAGGCCCAGGTCGCGTTGGCTCTGGCCCTGGCGAAGCGGCCGGACCTGCTTGTCCTCGACGAGCCAGTGGCCAGCCTCGACCCGCTGGCCCGGCACGAGTTCCTGCAGGTCCTCATGGGCGCGGTGGCCGAAGGTGGGGTGACCGTCTTGTTCTCCTCCCACGTCGTGCACGAGCTGGAGCGCGTCTGCGACCACCTGGTCGTGCTCAACCACGGCCGGGTCACGCTCGCCGGTGACATCGACACCCTCCTCGCCGAGCACCGGCTGCTCGTCGGCCCGCGCACGGCCACCGACCTCGACCGGGCCGGCGCCGTCGTGGAGGCTGTCCACAGCGACCGGCACACGACCCTGCTGGTACGCGACGGCGCGATCCCGGCCGCGCCTGGGTGGCAGGCCCAGCCGGTCGCGCTGGAAGACCTGGTGCTGGCGTACCTGCGCCGGCCGTCCGAGCCGAGCGCGGCGGTCACGTCGGGGGTGGCGGCATGGCGTGGTTGA